In the genome of Candidatus Bathyarchaeota archaeon, the window AAATTCAAAGTTAAAATCGATCATGTTTCTGATCAAATAGCAATGTTTGCTATTCAAGGACCTAAAGCTAGAGAAATTACTCAAGAAATAGCTAAAGAAAATGTTTATGACATTCCTAGGTTTGGTGTAGGAGAATTAACGTTAAATGGAGTTAAATGTTTAGCTTCAGGAACAGGTTATACAGGTGAAGATGGATTTGAAATATTTGTGTTAGATGCTTCAATTGAAAAACCTCAAAATGCATTTAAAGTTTGGGGCTCTATTTTAGAAGTTGGTAAGAAATATGGTTTAGAACCATGCGGTTTAGGGGCTAGGGATGTTTTAAGGCTTGAAGCAGGTATGTGCCTTTATGGAAACGATATTGATGAGTCGACAACACCATTTGAAGCTAAAATTTCTTGGGTAGTGAAACTAAATAAAAAAAGCGATTTTATAGGAAGAAAAGCTTTAGAAAAACAAAAAATTGAAGGTATAAAAAAATGTAGAGTTGGGTTAAAACTTAAAAGTAGGGGAATTCCTAGACATGGTTATGAAATTCTAAAAAATAATCAAGTAATTGGAAAAGTTACTAGCGGAACATTATCACCAATATTGAATGTTGGAATAGCAATGGGTTATATTCCTGTTGAATACTCTAACCCTGGTGAAATTTTACAAATAAAAATTAGAGATAAACTAGTTGATGCTGAAGTAGTTAATGTACCGTTTTATGATACAACTAAATATGGATGGAAAAGAGAAAAATAAATAAGTATGTAAAATGATTAATGAAAAAGTTTAAGGGGAGGATGAATAAATGAAAGTTGGAGAATATGAAGTTGTTGAGGGTTTATACTATACTAAAGAGCATGAATGGCTTAAAATTGAAGGTGAATTATGTAGAATTGGGCTTTGCGACTACGCTCAAAAATCTCTTCATGAAATTGTTTTTGTTGATTTACCTAAAGTTGGAGCTAAAGCAACTCAAATGCAAAGTATAGGAAGCGTTGAATCTGTAAAGGCTGTTGCTGAAATTTTCTCTCCAATTTCTGGAGAAATTGTTGAAGTAAATACTAGACTTGAAAATAACCCTGAACTTCTTAATGAAAGCCCATATGGGGATGGTTGGGTAGCTTTAATTAAACCCTCTAATCTTCAAGAGGAGCTTAAAAACCTAATGGATGCAAAAAGTTACGCTGAATTTTTAAAATCTATTATTGAGAAAGAATAAATTTTTTTCTTTCTCTCTTTTTTATTCAACTTTAACTACTATCTCTTCTTTATAATCTGTCACAACTTTAATGTAACCTTTTAATTCTTCATCTAATTCAGGATCCCCTGTATCTACAAGAAGTCTTTTAGGGTTTAATGTTTGAAGTTTATTTTTAGTAGCTATAACTATTATATTTTCTTTTCCAACTCTTCTTATTACAGTTGGGCTGATTTGTTGATTTCCTCTACCAAATATATATCCTTGACCACCAATTGGTGTTACTACTATCTTAGCTTTAGAATAAGCATCTAGTATTTTTAAAATCTCTTTTTCATTTACATCTTTTGCAATGATTTTTTTCCTATATAACACATCTACTCCTAAAAGAGTTTTCTCAAGATAAAGCAAATCAAATATCGTTTTTGTTGTTGAGCCTGGGCCAACTATATAAATATAATCATCTTTCATCTCTTCAATTAAATATTTAGCTATTGCCTCCCTATTTTCTTTCTCTTCTTCAACTAATGGAATAGTTGATTTAACTTGTTGAATAAGAAGCTTCTCGGAAGGAACCTTTAAATATCCATAAAGTTTAGCTGAAACTCTTCCTTGTCTAAACGCTTCTTCATCAATATCCATAACTTCACATTCAATTAATGATAATTGATTATTAAAGAAATCTTTAACTATTTTAGCTCCTGCTTTAGGATTTGTAGCGAAAACGCCTGAATGCATCTTTACACCTGAAGGAATTCCTAAAACTGGGACTTCTAAATCTACAGCATCCATAATATCCCTTGCTGTTCCATCTCCACCACAAAAAACTAGTAGATCAACTTTATTTTTCATTTCTGAAGCTATTCTTTTAGTGTCCTCAGCTGTTGTCTCATTTTTTTCTTCTCCTAGAACAAGTTTCGGAGTTAATTTACATTCTTTAGCTTCTTTTTCACCCATTAATCCTATTCCTGTATAAAGTTCAAATTCACAGTTAAGTCTTATCAACTCTAATAAGAATATTTTAGCTTTTTCAGGTGAAATTAATTTAGCTCCAAGAGAAAAAGCTTTTTCAACAGTTTGTTTTCCATTAGAACCTTTTAATCCTACAGCGCCTCCTACACCGGCTATAGGATTAACTATAAAGCCTAAGCGTTTCATTGAATGCTCTCCGTTTTTATTGCTATTTCAAAAGTTTCTTCATCAATAATCCATTGCTTTTTAAGGTTAAACTTTTGATCTTTTGGAATTTCAAAAATTACTTCTTTCGCTCTAACTTCTTCCTTAATATAATTTTTTTGTGTTTTTATTTTTTCTTCTTTAGTACTCGGGCATTTAATGTAAACAGTGATAAAAGCATCAACTGGAAGATCTATCTCTCCTCTCATTTCTTGAATTCTCCTAATAATGTCTCTTGTTAATCCTTCCAGAATTAACTCTTCAGTTAATTCTCCATCTATATAGATTCTGCCATTAGCAAATTCGCCAACAGCAAATCCTTCAAGCTCCTCTTTAAATGTAACCATCTCAGGTGTAATCTTTATTTTTTCTTCATTCAATGAAACTTCAAAGAAGCCCTTTTCTCTAAAGCTTTTTAGAATATTCCATCCATTTTCATTTTTTATTCTCTCAATTATTTGAGTAGTTTTTGATTTAAAAATTGGTCCTAAAACATCTAGTTTTGGAAGTGCGAAAATTCTCCTTAATTTTTCTTCATCATCTAAAGGTATGAACTCCATTGTTTTAGTGTTTACTTGTTCTAAAATAACATCTTTAAAGTTGATTAAACTATTTTTCACATGTAAATTTCCAGTTACAATCATAACTCTTTTTACAGGTTGCCTTAACTTTATTTTTAATGTTTGTCTAGCGCTTAAAGCTGCTTCTACAACTTTTTTAACGATATCCATTTGTTCTTCATAATCTTTGTTAATGAGTTTTTCCTCAATTTTAGGCCATTTCCACATATGTATACTGATTCTTTTTCCTTCAGCTGGAAACATGATTTCTCTATATAGTTTTTCTGAAATAAAGGGTAGAAATGGCGCAATTAAAATTAACCAATTTTTTAAAGCGTAATATAAAGTTGCGTAAGCTGCTAATTTATCTAAACTTTCTTTTTCTTGCCAAAATCTTCTTCTAACAAGTTTAATATACCATCGACTTAAATCTTCAACAGCATAATTTAAAAGTTCTTTAATAGCAGAATGAACTTCAAATCTTTCAAGAAACTCTGTTACTTTAACTTTTAAGCTTTCAGTTTTAGATAGTAGCCATTTATCTTCATTTCTCATATATTTATAAAGTCTTTTTACAG includes:
- a CDS encoding ATP-NAD kinase family protein, whose amino-acid sequence is MKRLGFIVNPIAGVGGAVGLKGSNGKQTVEKAFSLGAKLISPEKAKIFLLELIRLNCEFELYTGIGLMGEKEAKECKLTPKLVLGEEKNETTAEDTKRIASEMKNKVDLLVFCGGDGTARDIMDAVDLEVPVLGIPSGVKMHSGVFATNPKAGAKIVKDFFNNQLSLIECEVMDIDEEAFRQGRVSAKLYGYLKVPSEKLLIQQVKSTIPLVEEEKENREAIAKYLIEEMKDDYIYIVGPGSTTKTIFDLLYLEKTLLGVDVLYRKKIIAKDVNEKEILKILDAYSKAKIVVTPIGGQGYIFGRGNQQISPTVIRRVGKENIIVIATKNKLQTLNPKRLLVDTGDPELDEELKGYIKVVTDYKEEIVVKVE
- the gcvH gene encoding glycine cleavage system protein GcvH; translated protein: MKVGEYEVVEGLYYTKEHEWLKIEGELCRIGLCDYAQKSLHEIVFVDLPKVGAKATQMQSIGSVESVKAVAEIFSPISGEIVEVNTRLENNPELLNESPYGDGWVALIKPSNLQEELKNLMDAKSYAEFLKSIIEKE
- the gcvT gene encoding glycine cleavage system aminomethyltransferase GcvT, which translates into the protein MLNKTQIYDFHKKNGKLVEFAGFEMPIWYKGIIEECLAVRNAAGIFDVSHMGRAFIYGEEDEAFLNYLTPNDVSMLKPGMGHYSVMCNEQGGIIDDLILLKLKDKFLMVFNASNRSKDLAWMYKQAEKFKVKIDHVSDQIAMFAIQGPKAREITQEIAKENVYDIPRFGVGELTLNGVKCLASGTGYTGEDGFEIFVLDASIEKPQNAFKVWGSILEVGKKYGLEPCGLGARDVLRLEAGMCLYGNDIDESTTPFEAKISWVVKLNKKSDFIGRKALEKQKIEGIKKCRVGLKLKSRGIPRHGYEILKNNQVIGKVTSGTLSPILNVGIAMGYIPVEYSNPGEILQIKIRDKLVDAEVVNVPFYDTTKYGWKREK